The proteins below come from a single Arthrobacter crystallopoietes genomic window:
- a CDS encoding ABC transporter substrate-binding protein, whose protein sequence is MAANRARKKGLLLSSRTSEVLLAVGLAVAIVAGAVAASLAADRRGGHEVEVPVSDAQELRLGYFANVTHAPALIGVDKGFFAEELGGTELSTQVFNAGPAAVEALNAGAIDAAFIGPNPAINSYVQSEGRSLRIVSGASSGGAQLVVREGIDNPEDLHGATLTTPQLGGTQDVALRVWLKEQGIPIAADGQAGVTINPTENAGTLQLFKDGQVDGAWVPEPWASRLVLEAGAKVLVDERDLWPEGQFTTTLLIVGTDFLNRHPEQVKALIAGEQRSVEWLNETLAADPAIVAEAINAGLEDAHGLPLTDEVVRRSLANITFTLDPHAAALAQLLEDGVTAGTTEQADISTILDLSILNGLRSREGNPAVPAAGLGKE, encoded by the coding sequence ATGGCGGCTAACCGGGCCCGGAAGAAGGGGCTCCTGCTGTCCAGCCGCACGTCCGAAGTCCTGCTCGCCGTCGGGCTGGCCGTCGCAATTGTTGCCGGGGCGGTCGCGGCTTCCCTCGCAGCCGACCGCAGGGGCGGACATGAGGTCGAGGTCCCGGTCAGCGATGCGCAGGAGCTGCGGCTCGGTTACTTCGCCAACGTGACCCATGCACCGGCGCTGATCGGTGTGGATAAAGGGTTCTTTGCCGAGGAGCTTGGCGGGACTGAACTGTCTACGCAGGTCTTCAACGCGGGTCCGGCCGCCGTGGAGGCGCTGAACGCCGGCGCCATCGATGCCGCCTTCATCGGCCCTAACCCGGCCATCAACTCCTATGTGCAGAGCGAGGGACGGTCCCTGCGGATCGTCTCGGGGGCGAGTTCCGGCGGTGCCCAACTGGTGGTGCGCGAAGGAATCGACAACCCCGAGGACCTGCATGGGGCCACGCTGACCACGCCGCAGCTTGGCGGGACCCAGGATGTTGCCCTGCGAGTCTGGCTGAAGGAACAGGGGATTCCGATTGCCGCAGACGGCCAAGCAGGCGTCACCATCAACCCCACGGAGAATGCCGGCACTCTGCAGCTGTTCAAGGACGGACAGGTCGACGGGGCGTGGGTGCCGGAACCGTGGGCCTCGCGGCTGGTACTCGAAGCCGGCGCAAAGGTGCTGGTCGACGAGCGGGACCTGTGGCCCGAGGGCCAGTTCACCACCACACTGCTGATTGTCGGCACCGACTTCCTGAACCGGCATCCCGAGCAGGTCAAGGCCCTGATCGCCGGCGAACAACGGTCCGTGGAATGGCTGAATGAGACGTTGGCCGCAGATCCGGCCATTGTGGCCGAGGCCATCAACGCGGGGCTCGAAGATGCCCACGGCCTGCCGCTCACCGACGAGGTGGTGCGGCGCTCGCTGGCGAACATAACGTTCACCCTGGATCCCCACGCCGCCGCACTGGCCCAGCTGCTGGAGGACGGCGTCACCGCAGGCACTACCGAGCAGGCCGACATCAGCACCATTCTGGATCTGTCCATTCTCAACGGGCTCCGGTCGCGGGAGGGCAATCCTGCCGTTCCCGCTGCCGGCCTGGGCAAGGAGTGA
- a CDS encoding PucR family transcriptional regulator has translation MAVSLANLLAQKSLHLRVVGKAAGNPDAAITWVATTELEDPLPFLGGGEVVLTTGLRQKTAAAQRRFVARVHEAGAVAIGFALGLSHSKVPPAFLNEADQLNLPVFEIPYETPFVAISRMVADAISADHYRKLERLLSDHQALSASLLGGGGLPALLRTLAGMVGTDVELSQYGAVLFSTGAGATGSWNKVPIATGLKDRCTLALAEPYDRNAIVDYAQSMISLELSNQAKHRAAQRNAAGQILQDIVRGTLQGQDATLRLNTIGVDTTRRQLVMLVQTASGQRAALRTLPLPAAFEGTATGLVDERLVLVVRDAESGERLGEELSNYLYDAGLTATVGVGGSYAQPNGLRWSYFEAKEALTHGARLNVPQRLSLTSLLMASEDVPLADLAAEALDPLSEFDAAHDAQLMSTLETYLELNGSVAAVAETLGLHRNSVRYRLAQIIELTGYDPASTADRVHLWLALTVRRLAAESGSA, from the coding sequence ATGGCTGTCTCTCTTGCCAATCTTCTGGCCCAAAAGTCCCTGCACCTGCGCGTCGTGGGGAAGGCAGCCGGTAATCCCGATGCTGCCATCACCTGGGTGGCGACGACCGAACTGGAAGACCCGCTGCCTTTCCTCGGCGGCGGCGAAGTAGTGCTGACCACCGGTTTGCGCCAAAAGACCGCTGCCGCCCAGCGGCGCTTCGTTGCACGGGTCCACGAGGCAGGCGCCGTCGCCATCGGCTTCGCTTTGGGCCTCTCGCACAGCAAAGTGCCACCGGCGTTCCTGAACGAGGCAGACCAGCTGAACCTGCCGGTATTCGAGATACCGTACGAAACGCCCTTCGTCGCGATCAGCCGGATGGTCGCCGATGCCATCTCGGCCGACCACTACCGCAAACTGGAGCGGCTGCTCTCCGACCACCAGGCTCTCTCGGCCTCGCTGCTGGGCGGCGGCGGCCTGCCGGCACTGCTGCGCACCCTGGCCGGAATGGTGGGTACCGACGTCGAGCTTTCGCAGTATGGGGCAGTGCTGTTCAGCACCGGAGCCGGCGCTACCGGCAGCTGGAACAAGGTGCCCATCGCCACCGGGCTGAAGGACAGGTGCACGCTCGCACTGGCCGAACCGTATGACCGCAATGCCATTGTGGACTATGCACAGAGCATGATCAGCCTGGAACTAAGCAACCAGGCCAAGCACCGGGCGGCCCAGCGCAATGCCGCCGGGCAAATCCTGCAGGACATCGTCCGCGGCACCCTGCAGGGCCAGGACGCGACGCTGCGGCTGAATACGATCGGCGTCGACACCACGCGGCGCCAACTGGTCATGCTGGTCCAGACCGCCAGCGGGCAGCGCGCCGCCCTGCGGACGTTGCCCCTGCCCGCAGCCTTTGAGGGGACCGCCACCGGACTGGTCGATGAGCGGTTGGTCCTGGTGGTCCGGGACGCGGAATCCGGCGAGCGCCTCGGCGAGGAACTCAGCAACTACCTGTACGACGCCGGCCTGACCGCCACCGTGGGTGTGGGTGGCAGCTATGCCCAGCCCAACGGCCTGCGCTGGAGCTACTTCGAGGCGAAGGAAGCCCTCACCCACGGCGCCCGGCTGAACGTGCCGCAGCGGCTGTCACTGACCTCGCTGCTGATGGCCTCCGAAGATGTGCCGCTGGCCGACCTCGCCGCCGAAGCACTGGATCCGCTCTCCGAGTTCGACGCCGCCCACGATGCCCAGCTCATGTCCACGCTGGAAACCTATCTGGAACTGAACGGCTCGGTGGCCGCGGTCGCCGAGACCCTCGGGCTGCACCGCAACTCCGTGCGGTACCGGCTGGCCCAGATCATCGAGCTAACCGGCTACGATCCGGCGTCTACGGCGGACCGGGTCCATCTCTGGCTGGCCTTGACCGTGCGCCGGCTCGCCGCCGAATCCGGTTCCGCCTAG
- a CDS encoding sodium-dependent transporter, whose protein sequence is MSNLSHPKGAPPAKPPREMWSTRKVFILAAIGSAVGLGNIWRFPYVAYENGGGAFIIPYLVALLTAGIPLLFLDYAVGHRHRGSAPLAYRRLTPKAEGLGWWQVAICFIISIYYAVIIAWAGMYMIFSFTEAWGADPATFFISDFLQVSENINIGFDFVPNVLIPLVIVWALVLLVLAAGVQKGIGRANIIFLPLLLVMFLLLVVQSLFLPGAADGLDALFTPDWGALTNTGVWAAAYGQIFFSLSVAFGIMVTYASYLKRKTDLTGSGFVVAFSNSGFEILAGIGVFAAVGFMAFTAGAEVGEVAGSGGIGLAFIAFPTIISEAPLGALLGVLFFGSLVFAGFTSLISIIEVIISAVQDKLGMGRVKTTWIVGIPLALISILLFPTTTGLNLLDVTDAFVNNFGIMACALVTVLLLTYAFRKLPLLGGHVSDVSSIKLGLGWRILVGILSPIVLGYILISELIKKIQEGYAEMPTWFVGVFGWGMVVALIVVALVLSLIPWSSKSAANDPVLDAPNRKEVSK, encoded by the coding sequence ATGAGCAATCTGTCGCACCCGAAGGGGGCGCCGCCGGCCAAGCCGCCGCGCGAGATGTGGTCCACCCGAAAAGTATTCATTCTCGCCGCCATCGGCTCCGCCGTCGGCCTGGGAAATATCTGGCGCTTTCCCTACGTCGCCTATGAAAACGGCGGCGGGGCATTCATCATTCCGTACCTGGTCGCTCTGTTGACGGCTGGCATTCCGCTGTTGTTCCTTGATTATGCAGTGGGGCACCGCCACCGGGGCTCTGCGCCGCTGGCTTATCGACGCCTGACGCCGAAGGCCGAAGGGCTCGGCTGGTGGCAGGTCGCTATCTGCTTCATCATCTCCATCTACTACGCGGTAATAATCGCGTGGGCCGGCATGTACATGATCTTCTCGTTCACCGAAGCCTGGGGCGCGGATCCGGCCACATTCTTTATCAGCGACTTCCTCCAGGTCAGCGAGAACATCAACATCGGCTTCGATTTCGTGCCCAATGTGCTCATTCCGCTGGTCATTGTCTGGGCCCTGGTGCTGCTGGTCCTGGCTGCGGGCGTCCAGAAAGGCATTGGCCGGGCAAACATCATCTTCCTGCCGCTGCTGCTGGTGATGTTCCTGCTCCTAGTGGTCCAGTCGCTGTTCCTCCCCGGTGCGGCTGACGGGCTGGACGCCCTGTTCACCCCGGACTGGGGCGCGCTGACCAACACCGGTGTTTGGGCGGCTGCCTACGGCCAGATCTTCTTCTCACTGTCTGTGGCATTCGGCATCATGGTCACGTACGCCTCCTACCTCAAGCGCAAAACCGACCTGACCGGCTCCGGCTTTGTGGTGGCCTTCTCCAACTCCGGTTTCGAGATCCTGGCTGGCATTGGTGTTTTTGCCGCCGTCGGTTTCATGGCCTTCACCGCAGGCGCAGAGGTCGGAGAGGTGGCCGGTTCCGGCGGTATCGGCCTTGCCTTTATCGCGTTCCCGACCATCATCTCCGAGGCCCCGCTGGGCGCGCTGCTTGGCGTCCTCTTCTTCGGATCGCTGGTCTTCGCCGGCTTCACCTCGCTGATCAGTATCATCGAGGTGATCATCTCGGCTGTGCAGGACAAGCTGGGTATGGGACGGGTGAAGACCACGTGGATCGTTGGTATCCCGCTGGCACTGATCTCGATCCTGCTGTTCCCGACCACCACTGGACTGAATCTCCTGGATGTCACGGACGCCTTCGTCAACAACTTCGGCATTATGGCCTGTGCGTTGGTCACGGTCCTGCTGCTGACGTACGCTTTTCGGAAGCTGCCGCTGCTGGGCGGGCACGTCAGCGACGTGTCTTCCATCAAGCTCGGGCTTGGCTGGCGGATCCTCGTGGGCATCCTGTCGCCTATCGTCCTGGGCTACATTCTCATTAGCGAGCTGATCAAGAAAATCCAGGAAGGCTACGCCGAGATGCCAACGTGGTTTGTGGGCGTTTTTGGCTGGGGCATGGTGGTGGCGCTGATCGTGGTTGCACTGGTCCTGTCGCTCATCCCCTGGAGCAGCAAATCCGCGGCCAACGATCCTGTGCTGGATGCGCCGAATAGGAAAGAGGTAAGCAAATGA
- a CDS encoding FAD-dependent oxidoreductase gives MTASPLASPHSGAGKPSKPEAALAPHSDGARPLRVAVVGSGPAGVYAADILTKSDEVASGAVQVSIDLFDRYPAPYGLIRYGVAPDHPRIKGIVTALHKVLDRGDIRFFGNVDYGTDLSLADLREHYDAVIFATGAIKDADLNIPGVELEGSFGGADFVSWYDGHPDVPREWPLEAKEIAVIGNGNVALDVARILSKDADDLLATEIPDNVYRGLKNSPVTDVHVFGRRGPAQVKFTPLELRELSHSRDVDIVLYPEDFDFDEGSDEQIRSNNQTKTMVNTLTNWLVEEQDTGASRRLHLHFLHNPVEILAGSGEAAGRTTGIRFERSELDGTGNVRGTGEIVEYPVQAVYRAVGYFGSALPDVEFDHQRGVVPNDGGKVLDADGNPVPGLYATGWIKRGPVGLIGHTKGDALETVTHLLADRAGLPAAARPDEAAILELLGNRGVEYTTWDGWLELDAHERALGAEATAAGPVARERIKVVPREDMVRISRSSEAAAGGMAAAVAAGTERS, from the coding sequence ATGACAGCATCCCCCCTTGCCTCGCCCCATTCAGGCGCAGGAAAGCCATCCAAGCCGGAGGCTGCACTGGCTCCTCATTCCGACGGCGCCAGGCCGCTTCGCGTCGCCGTCGTTGGTTCCGGTCCGGCCGGCGTTTATGCCGCCGATATCCTCACGAAAAGCGATGAGGTGGCCTCCGGTGCGGTGCAGGTCAGCATCGACCTCTTCGACCGCTACCCGGCTCCGTACGGCCTGATCCGCTACGGCGTCGCCCCGGACCACCCCCGCATCAAGGGGATCGTGACGGCGCTGCACAAGGTGCTGGACCGCGGTGATATCCGGTTCTTCGGCAATGTGGACTACGGCACGGACCTGTCCCTGGCCGATCTGCGCGAACACTATGACGCGGTCATCTTCGCCACCGGCGCCATCAAGGACGCAGACCTGAACATTCCCGGCGTCGAGCTTGAGGGCTCCTTCGGCGGGGCGGACTTCGTCTCCTGGTATGACGGCCACCCGGACGTTCCCCGCGAATGGCCGCTGGAGGCCAAGGAGATCGCGGTCATAGGTAATGGCAACGTGGCCCTGGACGTGGCACGGATCCTCTCCAAGGATGCCGATGACCTGCTGGCTACCGAGATCCCGGACAACGTCTACCGGGGCCTGAAAAATTCACCCGTTACCGACGTCCACGTCTTCGGCCGCCGCGGTCCGGCGCAGGTGAAGTTCACTCCGCTGGAGCTGCGCGAGCTCTCGCATTCCCGTGACGTCGACATTGTCCTTTATCCGGAGGACTTTGACTTCGACGAAGGCTCCGACGAGCAGATCCGCTCCAATAACCAGACCAAGACGATGGTCAACACGCTCACCAACTGGCTCGTGGAGGAGCAGGACACCGGAGCATCGCGCCGGCTGCACCTGCATTTCCTGCACAACCCGGTGGAGATCCTCGCCGGCAGTGGCGAGGCAGCCGGCCGGACCACGGGAATCCGTTTCGAGCGCTCCGAACTCGACGGCACCGGCAACGTGCGCGGCACCGGCGAGATCGTTGAGTACCCGGTCCAGGCCGTCTACCGGGCGGTGGGCTACTTCGGGTCCGCGCTGCCCGACGTCGAATTCGACCACCAGCGCGGCGTGGTCCCGAACGACGGCGGCAAAGTGCTGGATGCTGACGGGAATCCGGTACCGGGGCTGTACGCCACGGGCTGGATCAAACGGGGTCCGGTGGGCCTGATCGGGCACACTAAGGGCGACGCGCTGGAAACCGTCACCCATCTGCTGGCGGACCGCGCCGGACTGCCGGCTGCGGCGCGGCCGGACGAAGCCGCCATCCTGGAACTGCTCGGGAACCGCGGCGTGGAATACACCACATGGGACGGCTGGTTGGAACTGGATGCGCACGAGCGCGCACTCGGTGCCGAAGCAACGGCAGCCGGCCCGGTGGCACGCGAACGGATCAAGGTAGTACCCCGGGAAGACATGGTCCGGATTTCCCGTTCATCGGAGGCCGCCGCCGGGGGAATGGCCGCAGCTGTTGCCGCCGGAACGGAACGGAGCTAG
- a CDS encoding ABC transporter permease, with product MRLETESNDDVGQLEAGLDALQAQQPGRSTARLAIGKALLPVFALAAIVYVWQMYIWIVQPRPDILPGPADVAAALGSLGGDGAAQETILTSLERGVLGFLIAAVIATPAGLLLSQHKGLRAAFGPLISGLQVLPSVAWVPAAIIWFGLTDATVYFVVLMGAVPSIINGLISGVDQVPPQFLRVGHVLGANRWQQATRIILPAALPGYIGGLKQGWAFSWRSLMAAEIITVGGSMGFGLGSLLQQGRDLSDMAIVVSAILLILAIGIVIELLVFAPVERRLLRGRGLLKSRAA from the coding sequence ATGCGGCTTGAGACAGAATCCAACGACGACGTCGGCCAGCTGGAAGCCGGGCTGGATGCGCTGCAGGCACAGCAACCGGGCAGGTCCACAGCCAGACTGGCCATCGGTAAGGCCTTGCTGCCCGTGTTCGCGCTCGCCGCCATCGTCTATGTGTGGCAAATGTACATCTGGATTGTGCAGCCGCGCCCGGACATCCTGCCCGGACCGGCCGATGTGGCCGCGGCGCTGGGCTCCTTAGGGGGCGACGGCGCCGCGCAGGAGACCATCCTCACCAGTCTCGAACGCGGTGTGCTCGGATTCCTGATCGCAGCGGTGATAGCCACCCCGGCCGGCCTGCTGCTGTCCCAGCACAAGGGGCTGCGAGCCGCCTTCGGCCCGCTCATCTCCGGGCTGCAGGTTCTGCCGTCCGTGGCCTGGGTGCCGGCTGCCATCATCTGGTTCGGACTGACCGATGCCACGGTGTATTTCGTGGTGCTCATGGGCGCCGTGCCTTCGATCATCAATGGGCTCATTTCCGGTGTGGACCAGGTGCCGCCGCAGTTCCTGCGGGTAGGCCATGTCCTGGGCGCCAACCGCTGGCAGCAGGCAACCCGGATCATCCTCCCGGCCGCACTGCCGGGCTACATCGGCGGTCTCAAACAGGGCTGGGCCTTCTCCTGGCGCTCGCTGATGGCCGCCGAAATCATCACCGTCGGCGGGTCCATGGGCTTTGGCCTGGGCTCCTTGCTGCAGCAGGGCCGGGACTTGTCCGATATGGCCATCGTCGTGTCGGCCATTCTGCTGATCCTGGCCATCGGCATTGTCATTGAATTGCTGGTTTTCGCCCCCGTTGAGCGCAGGCTGCTGCGCGGCCGGGGACTGCTGAAGTCCCGTGCGGCCTGA
- a CDS encoding methionine/alanine import family NSS transporter small subunit: protein MSTAAIIMLIISILTVWGGLGLALVNLQRHPEDDTRMPEEHAPEL from the coding sequence ATGAGCACCGCGGCCATTATCATGCTGATCATTTCCATCCTGACCGTTTGGGGAGGCCTCGGCCTCGCCTTGGTCAACCTCCAGCGGCACCCGGAAGACGACACCAGAATGCCCGAGGAGCACGCACCGGAGCTCTGA